In a genomic window of Anomalospiza imberbis isolate Cuckoo-Finch-1a 21T00152 chromosome 5, ASM3175350v1, whole genome shotgun sequence:
- the LOC137473808 gene encoding tetraspanin-7-like has translation MTLLKLSLMAFSFVFWAAGLTMLIIGLWAKVSLGSYLALSASDYPSAPAILLATGVAVIIWGFLGCFGAATEHRGLLRAYSAFLAAVLAAGLAAGLSALLYRQTLAQGFQEGLRQALLAYGEDDGAADALDALQRALSCCGVESYRDWLASPWGLEQNGSVPLSCCRARRGCQRSPPDARRLHRDGCFGRVAAFVGSNMFCVATAALGLALLQLIGIVLACLLAARVPAHLLGITTPP, from the coding sequence ATGACCCTGCTCAAGCTGTCCCTCATGGCCTTCAGCTTCGTCTTCTGGGCAGCGGGGCTGACCATGCTCATCATCGGCCTCTGGGCTAAGGTGTCTCTGGGCAGTTACTTGGCGCTGTCGGCCAGCGACTACCCCAGCGCCCCCGCCATCCTCTTGGCCACCGGCGTCGCTGTCATCATCTGGGGTTTCCTGGGATGCTTCGGCGCCGCTACGGAGCACCGGGGACTCCTGCGCGCCTACAGCGCCTTCCTGGCCGCCGTGCTGGCGGCCGGGCTGGCGGCCGGGCTCTCGGCGCTCCTGTACCGCCAGACCCTGGCGCAGGGCTTCCAGGAGGGGCTGCGCCAGGCGCTGCTGGCATACGGGGAGGACGACGGGGCGGCGGACGCCTTGGACGCGCTGCAGCGCGCCTTGTCGTGCTGCGGTGTGGAGAGCTACCGCGACTGGCTGGCCTCGCCCTGGGGGCTGGAGCAGAACGGCTCGGTGCCCCTCAGCTGCTGCCGGGCCCGCCGCGGCTGCCAGCGCAGCCCGCCCGACGCGCGCAGGCTGCACCGCGACGGCTGCTTCGGCAGGGTGGCCGCCTTCGTCGGCAGCAACATGTTTTGTGTTGCCACcgctgccctggggctggcactgctgcagctcaTCGGTATTGTGCTGGCCTGCCTGCTGGCTGCCCGCGTCCCTGCCCACCTGCTGGGCATCACCACCCCTCCCTGA